The proteins below are encoded in one region of Lactuca sativa cultivar Salinas chromosome 3, Lsat_Salinas_v11, whole genome shotgun sequence:
- the LOC111877105 gene encoding polyprenol reductase 2, which translates to MEEEVGMRLVSWLQAAWILITLPIVVGLVPFPGLGWLHTILMLGNRGKILQSNSKLTVPQRFFSHFYVVAILWTTLLLVAMWSYATSSHVTGGESHANNVWLSVFLLVLMELHLLRRLYETFYVFNYSPSARMHIFTYLLGLFFYVMAPLSLCCNFASQVFDFVKGKGHMLRPGFDNIWMFVTPFLRLPWYAWIGAAIFFWGWVHQLRCHQILGSLRDKTKKLEEYVIPYGDWFEYVSSPHYTAEIVIYGGLVMASGGVDLSLWLLFAFVVANLVYTATETQGWYRRKFEHYPCNRYIIFPFVY; encoded by the exons ATGGAGGAAGAGGTGGGAATGAGGCTTGTATCATGGCTACAAGCAGCATGGATCCTTATTACTTTGCCGATTGTTGTAGGCCTTGTCCCATTCCCTGGGCTTGGTTGGCTTCACACAATTCTCATGCTTGGCAACAGAGGCAAGATTTTGCAATCCAACTCT AAACTAACTGTGCCTCAAAGATTCTTCTCTCACTTTTATGTGGTGGCCATTCTATGGACGACACTCTTGCTTGTTGCAATGTGGTCTTATGCAACAAGCAGCCACGTGACTGGAGGAGAATCCCATGCAAACAATGTTTGGCTATCTGTGTTTCTCCTTGTGCTAATGGAACTCCATCTTTTACGACGTTTGTACGAGACATTCTATGTTTTCAACTACAGTCCCTCAGCTCGAATGCACATTTTTACTTATCTTCTGGGCCTCTT TTTCTATGTAATGGCTCCACTGTCTCTATGCTGTAATTTTGCATCTCAAGTGTTTGATTTCGTGAAGGGAAAGGGTCACATGTTGAGGCCTGGATTTGATAATATATGGATGTTTGTGACTCCTTTCTTGAGGCTTCCATGGTATGCGTGGATAGGTGCTGCTATTTTCTTTTGGGGTTGGGTCCATCAGCTTCGTTGTCATCAAATCCTT GGTTCGTTGCGAGACAAAACCAAAAAGCTGGAGGAGTATGTTATTCCGTATGGTGATTGGTTTGAATACGTCTCGTCCCCACACTACACGGCTGAAATT GTCATCTATGGTGGTCTTGTGATGGCTAGTGGTGGTGTCGATCTCTCATTGTGGTTACTTTTTGCATTTGTG GTGGCAAATCTGGTTTATACAGCAACGGAAACACAAGGATGGTACAGGCGTAAATTTGAGCATTACCCTTGTAATCGATATATAATATTCCCGTTTGTCTATTAG
- the LOC111877104 gene encoding polyprenol reductase 2: protein MSEILFLRMEELGLGLVSLLRAAWIIATLPILVACLPLPGLGWFRRTLLGFAKRGKILQSNSKLTVPQRFFSHFYVVAIFWTTFLLIAVWFYAIKMLPSLIEQDLFSTITSHLTGGSHAFPLNKSLSTKEHVYNVWLSVFLLLLMEAQVLRRFYETIYVFNYSPSARMHIFGYLAGLFFYTAAPLSLCCTFAPEVFDFVKNLVAEFIVRGKDRMSRPEFNIWMFVTPFLTLRWYSWIGGAIFLWGWIHQLRCHEILGSLREKTEKLEDYVIPYGDWFEYVSSPHYSAEIVIYGGLVVASGGGDLSLWLLFTFVVANLVFAATETQRWYRHKFDDYPRNRYIIFPFVY from the exons ATGTCAGAAATTCTGTTTCTCAG AATGGAAGAGCTGGGGCTAGGGCTTGTATCACTGCTACGAGCAGCATGGATCATTGCTACTTTACCGATTCTTGTAGCCTGTTTGCCATTGCCAGGGCTTGGCTGGTTTCGAAGAACTCTCTTAGGGTTTGCTAAAAGAGGAAAGATTTTGCAATCCAACTCT AAACTAACTGTGCCTCAGAGATTCTTCTCTCACTTCTATGTGGTGGCCATTTTCTGGACAACATTCTTGCTTATTGCAGTGTGGTTTTATGCAATCAAGATGCTTCCATCACTAATCGAGCAAGACCTCTTTTCTACCATAACTAGTCACTTGACTGGAGGTTCACATGCTTTCCCCTTGAATAAATCTTTGTCAACTAAAGAACATGTGTACAACGTTTGGCTATCTGTGTTTCTCCTTCTGCTAATGGAAGCTCAAGTTTTGCGACGCTTCTATGAGACAATCTATGTTTTTAACTACAGTCCTTCAGCTCGAATGCACATCTTTGGTTATCTTGCTGGCTTatt TTTCTATACAGCAGCTCCACTTTCTCTATGTTGCACTTTTGCACCTGAAGTGTTTGATTTTGTGAAGAATCTGGTGGCTGAGTTTATTGTGAGAGGAAAAGATCGCATGTCAAGGCCTGAATTTAACATTTGGATGTTTGTCACTCCTTTCTTGACACTTCGGTGGTATTCATGGATTGGTGGAGCCATTTTCTTATGGGGTTGGATACATCAACTTCGTTGCCATGAAATTCTT ggttcCTTGCGAGAGAAAACTGAAAAGCTTGAGGACTATGTCATTCCGTATGGTGATTGGTTTGAATACGTCTCGTCTCCACATTATTCAGCTGAAATT GTGATCTATGGTGGTCTTGTGGTGGCTAGTGGTGGTGGGGATCTTTCTTTGTGGCTACTTTTCACATTTGTG GTGGCAAATCTTGTTTTTGCAGCAACCGAAACACAAAGATGGTATCGACATAAATTTGATGATTACCCTCGTAATCGATAtattattttcccttttgtttatTAG